A region from the Pelodiscus sinensis isolate JC-2024 chromosome 11, ASM4963464v1, whole genome shotgun sequence genome encodes:
- the LOC142830966 gene encoding semaphorin-3D-like isoform X2: MPALVSSRPRLSAAPALLTWILLLSLGHGRAWTPAVPRLRLSYEDLMRSNSSRLLLASEDGLAFQSFLVDEARAWLMVGAKNRLFLLHLDRPNEAPQEVFWPAPKEQVERCRLAGKDAEMECANFIRLLQPFNSSHVFACGTGSYQPICAFIQLGARAQEPGGSPMQLVAHSVQSGRGKCPYSPHEPFTGLLVEGELYSGTSSDFMGSSAAFFRTRLHKAEQHYIRTEQNQDHWLNEPVFIGAHVIPDTHNAHDDKVYIFLRETALEAGPWERRRVHARVARVCKNDAGGRRSLIHRWSTFLKARLVCSVPGPQASETHFDQLEDVFLLRTREPQSPLVFGLFTVSSGIFTGSAVCVYSMAAVRAAFSGPFAHKEGADYHWVEYKGRVPYPRPGTCPSETYDPLLRSTKDFPDDVMSFMRSHQLMWDPVYPLGREPVLLRVNVPYRLRQLLVDRVETDAGPYDVLFLGTDQGRVLKVGLAGGRGQGSREVSLEELSVSKAPSPILAMQLSPKRQELFVSSTQGLARLSLHRCPLYGPDCAHCCLATDPYCAWDGSACSPCRPAERRRARCQDALKADPLHQCPDAAAGGPAAEEKLLFGVETNSTFLECRARSPQTALRWLVQRSRGAALQEVRPSDRVSLLEQGLLIRQLAREDAGVYQCQAVERAFSRPLARYSLRVLGHEAVGAAPARQSQGAEEGGSRLSTVPGLQLHSRGYPRTLGAPGTSLHEYCQALRHQGRPRPKAWSPKWQPHSSENGKGRVRRQPDTPKPGRAEPSLV; this comes from the exons ATGCCGGCCCTGGTCTCTAGCAGGCCGCGCCTCTCCGCTGCCCCGGCCCTGCTGACGTGGATTCTGCTGCTGAGCCTGGGGCATGGCAGGGCGTGGACGCCAGCTGTCCCTCGCCTGCGCCTCTCCTACGAAG ACCTGATGAGATCCAACAGCTCCCGCCTGCTGCTGGCCTCGGAGGACGGCCTGGCCTTCCAGTCCTTCTTGGTGGATGAGGCCCGGGCATGGCTGATGGTGGGAGCCAAAAACCGCCTCTTCCTGCTGCACCTGGACAGGCCCAACGAGGCGCCTCAGGAG GTTTTCTGGCCAGCCCCCAAAGAGCAGGTGGAACGCTGCCGGCTGGCTGGGAAGGACGCCGAG ATGGAATGTGCCAATTTCATCCGGCTTCTCCAGCCATTCAACAGCAGCCACGTGTTTGCCTGCGGGACCGGCTCCTACCAGCCCATCTGCGCCTTCATCCAGCTTGGGGCCCGGGCCCAG GAGCCGGGGGGCTCCCCCATGCAGCTGGTGGCCCACTCCGTGCAATCCGGGAGAGGCAAGTGTCCGTACAGCCCCCACGAACCTTTCACTGGGCTCCTCGTAG AGGGGGAGCTGTATTCGGGCACCTCCAGCGACTTCATGGGCAGCAGCGCCGCCTTCTTCCGGACCCGGCTTCACAAGGCTGAGCAGCACTACATCCGGACAGAGCAGAACCAGGATCACTGGCTGAACG agCCCGTCTTCATCGGGGCCCACGTCATTCCCGACACCCACAACGCCCACGACGACAAGGTCTACATCTTCCTGCGGGAGACGGCCCTGGAAGCCGGCCCATGGGAGAGGCGGCGTGTCCATGCCCGGGTGGCGCGGGTCTGCAAG AACGACGCGGGCGGGCGGCGGAGCCTGATCCATCGCTGGAGCACGTTCCTCAAGGCCCGGCTGGTCTGCTCCGTCCCGGGGCCCCAGGCCAGCGAGACGCACTTCGACCAGCTCG AGGACGTCTTCCTCCTCCGCACCCGggagccccagagccccctcGTCTTCGGCCTCTTCACCGTCTCCAG CGGGATCTTCACGGGCTCGGCCGTGTGCGTCTACTCCATGGCTGCCGTGCGAGCGGCTTTCAGCGGGCCCTTCGCGCACAAGGAAGGCGCTGACTACCACTGGGTGGAGTACAAGGGCCGGGTTCCCTACCCCCGCCCGGGGACG TGCCCCAGCGAAACCTACGACCCTCTTCTCCGCTCCACCAAGGACTTCCCCGACGACGTGATGAGCTTCATGCGCAGCCACCAGCTGATGTGGGACCCCGTGTACCCCCTGGGCCGGGAGCCCGTGCTGCTGCGGGTCAACGTGCCCTACCGGCTCCGGCAGCTGCTGGTGGACAGGGTGGAGACCGACGCCGGGCCCTACGACGTTCTCTTCCTCGGGACAG ACCAAGGCCGAGTGCTGAAGGTGGGGCTCGCCGGCGGGAGAGGCCAGGGCAGCCGGGAGGTCAGCCTGGAGGAACTCAGTGTCTCTAAG GCGCCGTCTCCCATCCTGGCCATGCAGCTCTCGCCAAAGCGG CAGGAGCTGTTCGTCAGCAGCACCCAGGGACTGGCCCGGCTCTCCCTGCACCGCTGCCCGCTCTACGGCCCGGACTGCGCCCACTGCTGCCTGGCCACGGACCCCTACTGCGCCTGGGACGGCTCCgcctgcagcccctgccggccggcGGAGAGGAG GCGAGCCCGCTGCCAGGATGCGCTGAAGGCCGACCCGCTCCACCAGTGCCCGGACGCCGCAGCGG GGGGGCCCGCGGCGGAGGAGAAGCTGCTGTTCGGGGTGGAGACCAACTCCACCTTCCTGGAGTGCCGGGCGCGCTCGCCCCAGACGGCCCTGCGGTGGCTCGTGCAGCGCAGCAGGGGGGCCGCCCTGCAGGAG GTGAGGCCCAGTGACCGCGTCTCCCTCCTGGAGCAAGGGCTCCTGATCCGCCAGCTGGCCAGAGAGGATGCTGGGGTCTATCAGTGCCAGGCGGTGGAGCGCGCCTTCTCCCGCCCGCTTGCGCGCTACAGCCTTCGGGTGCTGGGCCACGAGGCCGTGGGGGCGGCGCCTGCCAGACAGAGCCAGGGCGCCGAGGAGGGAGGCAGCCGCCTGAGCACCGTGCCCGGCCTGCAGCTCCATTCCAGGGGCTACCCGCGGACACTGGGGGCTCCGGGCACCAGCCTGCACGAGTACTGCCAGGCGCTCCGGCACCAGGGGAGGCCGCGGCCAAAGGCCTGGAGCCCCAAGTGGCAGCCACATTCCTCGGAGAACGGGAAAGGCCGAGTGCGCAGGCAGCCCGACACCCCGAAGCCAGGCAGAGCGGAGCCGAGCCTCGTCTGA
- the LOC142830966 gene encoding semaphorin-3D-like isoform X1 produces MPALVSSRPRLSAAPALLTWILLLSLGHGRAWTPAVPRLRLSYEDLMRSNSSRLLLASEDGLAFQSFLVDEARAWLMVGAKNRLFLLHLDRPNEAPQEVFWPAPKEQVERCRLAGKDAEMECANFIRLLQPFNSSHVFACGTGSYQPICAFIQLGARAQEPGGSPMQLVAHSVQSGRGKCPYSPHEPFTGLLVEGELYSGTSSDFMGSSAAFFRTRLHKAEQHYIRTEQNQDHWLNEPVFIGAHVIPDTHNAHDDKVYIFLRETALEAGPWERRRVHARVARVCKNDAGGRRSLIHRWSTFLKARLVCSVPGPQASETHFDQLGLGPAVVAEDVFLLRTREPQSPLVFGLFTVSSGIFTGSAVCVYSMAAVRAAFSGPFAHKEGADYHWVEYKGRVPYPRPGTCPSETYDPLLRSTKDFPDDVMSFMRSHQLMWDPVYPLGREPVLLRVNVPYRLRQLLVDRVETDAGPYDVLFLGTDQGRVLKVGLAGGRGQGSREVSLEELSVSKAPSPILAMQLSPKRQELFVSSTQGLARLSLHRCPLYGPDCAHCCLATDPYCAWDGSACSPCRPAERRRARCQDALKADPLHQCPDAAAGGPAAEEKLLFGVETNSTFLECRARSPQTALRWLVQRSRGAALQEVRPSDRVSLLEQGLLIRQLAREDAGVYQCQAVERAFSRPLARYSLRVLGHEAVGAAPARQSQGAEEGGSRLSTVPGLQLHSRGYPRTLGAPGTSLHEYCQALRHQGRPRPKAWSPKWQPHSSENGKGRVRRQPDTPKPGRAEPSLV; encoded by the exons ATGCCGGCCCTGGTCTCTAGCAGGCCGCGCCTCTCCGCTGCCCCGGCCCTGCTGACGTGGATTCTGCTGCTGAGCCTGGGGCATGGCAGGGCGTGGACGCCAGCTGTCCCTCGCCTGCGCCTCTCCTACGAAG ACCTGATGAGATCCAACAGCTCCCGCCTGCTGCTGGCCTCGGAGGACGGCCTGGCCTTCCAGTCCTTCTTGGTGGATGAGGCCCGGGCATGGCTGATGGTGGGAGCCAAAAACCGCCTCTTCCTGCTGCACCTGGACAGGCCCAACGAGGCGCCTCAGGAG GTTTTCTGGCCAGCCCCCAAAGAGCAGGTGGAACGCTGCCGGCTGGCTGGGAAGGACGCCGAG ATGGAATGTGCCAATTTCATCCGGCTTCTCCAGCCATTCAACAGCAGCCACGTGTTTGCCTGCGGGACCGGCTCCTACCAGCCCATCTGCGCCTTCATCCAGCTTGGGGCCCGGGCCCAG GAGCCGGGGGGCTCCCCCATGCAGCTGGTGGCCCACTCCGTGCAATCCGGGAGAGGCAAGTGTCCGTACAGCCCCCACGAACCTTTCACTGGGCTCCTCGTAG AGGGGGAGCTGTATTCGGGCACCTCCAGCGACTTCATGGGCAGCAGCGCCGCCTTCTTCCGGACCCGGCTTCACAAGGCTGAGCAGCACTACATCCGGACAGAGCAGAACCAGGATCACTGGCTGAACG agCCCGTCTTCATCGGGGCCCACGTCATTCCCGACACCCACAACGCCCACGACGACAAGGTCTACATCTTCCTGCGGGAGACGGCCCTGGAAGCCGGCCCATGGGAGAGGCGGCGTGTCCATGCCCGGGTGGCGCGGGTCTGCAAG AACGACGCGGGCGGGCGGCGGAGCCTGATCCATCGCTGGAGCACGTTCCTCAAGGCCCGGCTGGTCTGCTCCGTCCCGGGGCCCCAGGCCAGCGAGACGCACTTCGACCAGCTCG GACTCGGCCCCGCTGTCGTTGCAGAGGACGTCTTCCTCCTCCGCACCCGggagccccagagccccctcGTCTTCGGCCTCTTCACCGTCTCCAG CGGGATCTTCACGGGCTCGGCCGTGTGCGTCTACTCCATGGCTGCCGTGCGAGCGGCTTTCAGCGGGCCCTTCGCGCACAAGGAAGGCGCTGACTACCACTGGGTGGAGTACAAGGGCCGGGTTCCCTACCCCCGCCCGGGGACG TGCCCCAGCGAAACCTACGACCCTCTTCTCCGCTCCACCAAGGACTTCCCCGACGACGTGATGAGCTTCATGCGCAGCCACCAGCTGATGTGGGACCCCGTGTACCCCCTGGGCCGGGAGCCCGTGCTGCTGCGGGTCAACGTGCCCTACCGGCTCCGGCAGCTGCTGGTGGACAGGGTGGAGACCGACGCCGGGCCCTACGACGTTCTCTTCCTCGGGACAG ACCAAGGCCGAGTGCTGAAGGTGGGGCTCGCCGGCGGGAGAGGCCAGGGCAGCCGGGAGGTCAGCCTGGAGGAACTCAGTGTCTCTAAG GCGCCGTCTCCCATCCTGGCCATGCAGCTCTCGCCAAAGCGG CAGGAGCTGTTCGTCAGCAGCACCCAGGGACTGGCCCGGCTCTCCCTGCACCGCTGCCCGCTCTACGGCCCGGACTGCGCCCACTGCTGCCTGGCCACGGACCCCTACTGCGCCTGGGACGGCTCCgcctgcagcccctgccggccggcGGAGAGGAG GCGAGCCCGCTGCCAGGATGCGCTGAAGGCCGACCCGCTCCACCAGTGCCCGGACGCCGCAGCGG GGGGGCCCGCGGCGGAGGAGAAGCTGCTGTTCGGGGTGGAGACCAACTCCACCTTCCTGGAGTGCCGGGCGCGCTCGCCCCAGACGGCCCTGCGGTGGCTCGTGCAGCGCAGCAGGGGGGCCGCCCTGCAGGAG GTGAGGCCCAGTGACCGCGTCTCCCTCCTGGAGCAAGGGCTCCTGATCCGCCAGCTGGCCAGAGAGGATGCTGGGGTCTATCAGTGCCAGGCGGTGGAGCGCGCCTTCTCCCGCCCGCTTGCGCGCTACAGCCTTCGGGTGCTGGGCCACGAGGCCGTGGGGGCGGCGCCTGCCAGACAGAGCCAGGGCGCCGAGGAGGGAGGCAGCCGCCTGAGCACCGTGCCCGGCCTGCAGCTCCATTCCAGGGGCTACCCGCGGACACTGGGGGCTCCGGGCACCAGCCTGCACGAGTACTGCCAGGCGCTCCGGCACCAGGGGAGGCCGCGGCCAAAGGCCTGGAGCCCCAAGTGGCAGCCACATTCCTCGGAGAACGGGAAAGGCCGAGTGCGCAGGCAGCCCGACACCCCGAAGCCAGGCAGAGCGGAGCCGAGCCTCGTCTGA